From Myripristis murdjan chromosome 13, fMyrMur1.1, whole genome shotgun sequence:
AATCCCCGTCACAGAGCCATGAGGAATGCGTTTCCTCTGTTTACTCTAATCTAATGAGATGTTCGTAAAAATAACACAAGACGCTGCATGCACCGAGCTGCTCCTGAGCATAAATATGTGGAAACTTGTACTACAACCCTTCAAGCTCCAACTACTACCTGCACTACAAGCAACTTCCATAAATGAGATGAGACAGCTCACAAATCACACCTCATGCAAGTCATTTCACATTCACTGTTAAAATTTAGCTTTTCTTCAAATAAGACCAACAAAATCTctcccagtgggatgagataatcccacttggttCCAATGCAGtttacttgtttcaggattttttctttgACGaggtataaatgtgttgaaacgaagcagaataaggcagatcagccaactAATATCAAAAAAGTGACaattgattcaagaaaattctagaatcaagttgattagcatttaaaacaagtgggattatttcattccactgacagatttctttttttttttaccttgttggaagaaaaacaagattttttgcCTCAACGTGAAACCCAATGTATAAtggcgtattagggccattgaagggagaaaaagaaattacaaagcCAGTGGGATGGGGTAaggttcagagaaaaaaaactgagattactgttgtaaatttacaagaaaaaaaaagacagaagattCTCTGAGATTCAAGTGGTATATAtatcaaaaattctgagattataaagtcacaaatttttgAGTTGTGTCTCACACAACTCAGAAATTCTAAGATTAAAGCCTacatttatgggaaaaaaaacagaaatttatcacaaaattataaattttcaaatcaaaactagaaaattctgagattatagtcacaaatttacgagaatAAATTGACTTTCTTCTACTGTGGcatttagtaagaaggaaatcatggcgattttagtttttttttttcctcataaatttatggCTTTAATCTCCGAAAgtctgagggtttttttccccctttgaaTATTAGCCCCCTCCCCTGAcatcataattttatttttccatataaCAGccttaaccccttcagacccgcattttttctgctgggcaattttttttttttttaactgattctgcctcctctccaacataaaaacaaagtggaaaatacacatttttgctaactcatgtttttaatagtattttttcatggacatcagactttgaaaaaatcctgtaaattaaccatatgatgtatgttcaaaattacttaaaatatgatcacttgtaacagttacagttatgctgacagaaaatttgtttggccatcatgaatataaatttatatttttgattgaaaatgggcactgactcctccctctctgcagtcgctcagccGTGCTTGTCTTGTCCGAtatctgtcactctctcagagcgtgctcaaAGTCATATGTttggataatcaggatccaaccagtaaccagcattactgacatcattcaattacccagtatttattggtttagagacagaaatatgtcatgtccattccaatgggcgcagggtctgaaggggttatatacttgaggactttttttttttttttgcagcgcagAGGTTAGGCCCGCTCTCcctaccttttcttttttcatttctcgTGTTACAAACTgaacagagggacagaggaccATCATCTCCTTGAACAAACCCAAATCATCTCACCATTCACTTTCAGGACGAAGCCGGCGTCCTTGCTGCTGCCCTCGGTCTCTGTGACAGTCACCACGTAGTAGCCAGCGTCCTGCAGCCGCAGGTCGGACAGGCCCATGGAGCCATTGTTGTAAGGCTTTACTCTGTCCCTGTAATCCACAGTTATGTTGGTGTACACTCCCGGCTGCCACGTCCCGATGCTGCGGCTCACTGCCGCCGACATAAAGGTCCAGTGTATGGTGGGGATCCCACGGCAACTGACATCCACCGAGAAAAccacatcatcctgcactgAGCGGGTGAGGCTCCTCTGGGGAGACTGGATGGAGATGGCTCCAGCTGCACAGGTGAAAGGATGACAGGAGCGCTCACATGACTTACACAAGTCTCAGATAACATGGATTTGTTGTGGAATGCTTCATCGAGCAACAAAGGAtgtacaaaacagaaaaaatttAGGATGTGTGGCCAGAGCTCCCACTgcaaaaaagtcatttagttttgtcttcagctttaaaatgtttctttttttgttttaattacagtaaaccaaggtctttaaaaaaatctgccagagagATGAGATTAGCATTGTGTCCAATCAACTTGTATCCAGAAATTTCTTAAATTTGTCTTGATCCTAGTAGGCTGATCtaccttattctgccttgtttcagcaggtTTATGCTTGGTCCCAGAAAAAattgaaacaagtaaaactcCACTAGAAACAAGTGGCAgagtttctttttgttttcttttctttttccccctttttttaattaacaacaacagcaacaacaacaaaaaaagattttaacactgaatattagactaaatgacttgtctGTGGAGCTTTTGcaagatagataaatagatagacagagCTAGACAGAGATAGACAGTTCCATTCCACACTGTCATATAGTTACTGTTCAGCCGCCAAGGTACATGTAAGGTAAGTGTAATAAAAAACATTTCCTTCAGCTCCATAAAAGGAAATGTCTCAACTCATGTGACACACAGTCATTCACTGCACCAGCAGTCATATTCTTGGTTTTCTTTACCCTCtgaaatcaaaatgtaaaaatagcaTTTTCACAGGCCAAAGAAGCgactttttaaatatttttgtgtgctGGCAGCACCTTTAGGTTTCAGAGGGTCGATGTGTTACATCAACATCCTGAAACATGGATGAGGGGCTGCCAAAGGGGGAATGTAGAGAGCGGGTTTGGACAAACAACTTTATTCTTATTAagatgtgtgtaaaaaaaatgtacaaaatgtgtgt
This genomic window contains:
- the vstm5 gene encoding V-set and transmembrane domain-containing protein 5, translated to MWPLRLWHTQDVPLLLSITLYMCHLAGAISIQSPQRSLTRSVQDDVVFSVDVSCRGIPTIHWTFMSAAVSRSIGTWQPGVYTNITVDYRDRVKPYNNGSMGLSDLRLQDAGYYVVTVTETEGSSKDAGFVLKVNEVLYEDLQYLSVSALVLACLAGLLMLAMWLLDKAYRRIVAWRRRKQMPENDETELQPL